The following are from one region of the Gossypium hirsutum isolate 1008001.06 chromosome D03, Gossypium_hirsutum_v2.1, whole genome shotgun sequence genome:
- the LOC121215303 gene encoding tRNA-dihydrouridine(20) synthase [NAD(P)+]-like — MEYENKLVLAPMVRVGTLPFRLLAADYGADITYAEEIIDHKIIKCERIVNDYIRSTDFVEKGTDNVVFRTCNEEKGRVVFQMGTSDAVRALKAAQLVCKDVAAVDINMGCPKSFSVSGGMGAALLTKPDLIHDILTTLRRNIDTPVTCKIRLLKSSQDTVELARRIEKTGVSALAVHGRQVADRPRDPAKWNEIADVVSALTIPVIANGDVFEYDDIQCIKVATGASSVMVARGALWNASIFSPNVKAHWEDVKKEYVRKSILWDNDVKSTKHTLKEMIMHYSCLEFPEGKAIIKSQNLVDLAKVYGDEEYYESVRANRIALDRHA, encoded by the exons ATGGAGTACGAGAACAAGCTCGTTCTCGCTCCCATGGTTCGAGTT GGAACGCTGCCATTTAGATTACTAGCGGCTGATTACGGTGCAGATATTACATACGCTGAGGAAATTATTGATCACAAGATTATCAAATGTGAGCGCATAGTTAATG ATTATATCAGATCAACTGATTTTGTTGAGAAGGGAACGGATAATGTTGTCTTTAGAACCTGTAATGAAGAGAAGGGTCGGGTTGTATTTCAAATGGGCACTTCTGATGCTGTGAGGGCTCTAAAGGCTGCTCAATTAGT GTGCAAAGATGTTGCTGCCGTAGATATCAATATGGGTTGTCCCAAGTCATTTTCTGTGAGTGGTGGCATGGGTGCTGCTTTGTTGACAAAGCCTGATCTCATACATGAT ATTTTAACAACTTTAAGGAGGAACATAGACACTCCAGTAACATGCAAGATCCGACTTTTAAAATCATCCCAGGATACAGTAGAACTTGCAAGGAGAATTGAGAAGACTGGTGTTTCTGCTCTTGCTGTCCATGGAAG GCAAGTTGCAGATAGGCCAAGGGATCCTGCAAAGTGGAATGAGATTGCTGATGTTGTATCAGCATTAACTATTCCAGTTATTGCAAATGGTGATGTTTTTGAATATGATGACATTCAGTGCATTAAAGTTGCAACAG gTGCTTCATCAGTTATGGTTGCAAGAGGTGCTCTCTGGAATGCTTCGATTTTCTCTCCCAATGTTAAAGCACATTGGGAAGATGTGAAAAAGGAGTATGTTAGGAAG AGCATATTATGGGATAATGATGTTAAAAGCACAAAGCATACGTTAAAGGAGATGATAATGCATTACTCCTGCCTCGAATTCCCAGAGGGAAAAGCCATCATCAAGTCACAAAATTTGGTAGATCTAGC GAAAGTTTACGGGGATGAAGAATATTACGAGTCGGTTAGGGCAAACAGGATCGCACTCGATAGGCATGCATGA
- the LOC107950500 gene encoding protein RMD5 homolog: MGLTMELNNLKDAFDRVAKKQKLSCSKVQEVMDQIVQEIEKAIEMMQSTTLDHKSILAELKKKLHEIAPLAQLEGTQKELNIALSKYPKALEKTLNPDISKAYRNIEFDSHTVNQIIASHFYRQGMFDVGDCFITEAGEAEAAAAMRSLFQEMYQILEAMKSRNLEPALKWAATNSDKLKENGSDLLLGLHQLQFVKILQKGSREEALKYARTNFVPFAGNHMAEIQKLMGCLLYSDRLSESPYAHLLSPTNWDIVAEELTRQFCNLLGQSYQSPLSVTIAAGVQGLPPLLKFMTVMAGKKQEWQSMKQLPVPVELDKEFQFHSIFVCPVSKEQSTEDNPPMLMSCGHVLCKQSINKMSKNGSKTFKCPYCPSDVDAPRCRQLNF; the protein is encoded by the coding sequence ATGGGATTGACAATGGAGTTGAATAACCTGAAGGATGCATTTGATCGTGTAGCAAAGAAGCAAAAGCTGTCCTGCTCTAAAGTGCAGGAAGTTATGGATCAGATCGTACAAGAAATCGAGAAGGCAATAGAGATGATGCAGTCGACCACCCTTGACCATAAATCTATACTTGCTGAACTGAAGAAAAAGTTGCATGAAATTGCTCCACTCGCTCAGCTAGAAGGCACACAGAAGGAACTCAACATTGCATTGAGCAAGTATCCAAAAGCTCTTGAGAAAACCCTTAATCCTGATATATCCAAGGCTTATCGAAATATCGAGTTTGATTCTCATACAGTTAACCAAATAATTGCCAGCCATTTCTATCGGCAGGGCATGTTTGATGTTGGTGATTGTTTTATAACTGAAGCTGGGGAAGCAGAAGCTGCTGCTGCTATGAGATCGCTTTTTCAAGAAATGTATCAAATACTTGAAGCCATGAAGAGTAGGAACCTAGAGCCTGCCCTGAAATGGGCAGCCACAAACTCCGATAAACTGAAAGAAAATGGTTCAGACCTCCTGTTGGGGCTCCATCAGTTGCAGTTTGTGAAAATACTACAGAAGGGAAGCAGAGAAGAAGCACTCAAGTATGCAAGAACTAACTTCGTTCCTTTTGCCGGAAACCATATGGCCGAGATCCAGAAACTCATGGGGTGTCTCTTGTATTCCGATAGACTTAGTGAGTCCCCATATGCTCATTTATTATCACCAACCAATTGGGATATAGTGGCTGAAGAGCTCACTCGACAGTTCTGCAACTTACTGGGGCAGTCATATCAGAGCCCATTGAGTGTGACAATAGCAGCAGGTGTGCAAGGTCTACCACCACTTTTAAAGTTTATGACAGTTATGGCTGGGAAGAAGCAAGAATGGCAATCAATGAAGCAGTTGCCCGTGCCAGTGGAGTTAGATAAAGAGTTCCAATTTCATTCTATATTCGTGTGTCCCGTGTCTAAGGAGCAATCGACCGAAGATAACCCGCCGATGCTGATGTCGTGTGGTCATGTGCTCTGCAAACAATCCATCAACAAGATGTCGAAGAATGGATCGAAAACTTTCAAGTGCCCGTACTGCCCATCCGATGTTGATGCGCCCCGGTGCAGACAGCTGAATTTCTGA
- the LOC107950499 gene encoding probable E3 ubiquitin-protein ligase EDA40, with translation MVTGWRRAFCTSIPKKQDSPVLPEKQQQEESHGTKSPRFSSKFGFFSNPSTPRLRSQPGSSPSLRCRTVSTATSSLPNSPKLHFRTPHLSTPSSPKSPSSFSFLKSTLCISKGGRCGICLESVKTGQGTAIFTAECSHSFHFHCVAAHIRKQQLQICPVCSTTWKELPLLSHEQRHKTTFGDVKTKPFRVYNDDEPLASPVSLSQFNPIPESEETEDDDEEEGFQGFFVTPTSNARNVEVQLSQEAAMVAAGRSYESYVVVMKVSAPIATHRGLKRAAIDLVTVLDISGSAMRLQMVKRAMRLIISLLDEKDRLSIVIFSSSSKRLLPLKRMSSGGRRSARRIVDALGSNRQGMSVNDALKKAAKVLEDRREKNAVASVMILSDCHDKQSQSNPTNQNLPVVSTTRLAHSDIPVHTFGFGSCTHAPNDDAFCKIVNGLLSVVVQDVRLQLGFSSGSAPTEISTAYSLTTRPALIGSNSVRVGDLHLGEEKDLLVELKVPVTSRGSHRAMSIRSAYIDPFTQEMVYSRDQSLNLPRLSQSVRPSSHGAARLRNLHVSTRAVAESRRLIERNDLSGAHLLLTSARTLLIQSGSNSAEEFIRTLEFELAELNRRHQRPRVNNNTNNINNGHVEEKVEPLTPTSAWRAAERLAKVAIMRKHMNRVSDLHGFENARF, from the exons ATGGTGACTGGTTGGAGAAGAGCTTTTTGTACTTCAATTCCTAAAAAACAGGACAGCCCTGTTTTACCAGAAAAACAACAACAAGAAGAAAGCCATGGTACTAAAAGTCCAAGATTTTCATCAAAGTTTGGGTTTTTCTCCAACCCATCAACACCAAGGTTACGATCTCAACCGGGTTCAAGCCCCAGTCTCCGTTGCCGAACCGTTTCTACTGCTACTTCATCCCTTCCAAATAGCCCCAAGCTCCATTTCAGAACACCTCATTTATCTACCCCTTCTTCCCCTAAATCCCCTTCTAGTTTCTCCTTCCTTAAATCCACTCTGTGTATCTCCAAA ggTGGTCGATGTGGGATCTGTTTAGAAAGCGTGAAAACGGGGCAAGGCACGGCGATTTTCACGGCGGAGTGTTCTCATTCCTTCCATTTCCATTGTGTCGCCGCCCATATCAGGAAGCAACAATTGCAAATTTGCCCTGTATGTTCCACCACCTGGAAAGAACTCCCTTTACTCTCCCACGAACAGCGCCATAAAACTACTTTTGGCGACGTCAAAACGAAGCCGTTTCGGGTCTACAACGACGATGAACCGTTGGCTTCGCCGGTTTCTCTTTCTCAGTTCAACCCGATTCCTGAATCCGAGGAAACTGAAGACGACGATGAAGAGGAAGGGTTCCAAGGTTTTTTTGTTACTCCGACCAGTAATGCGAGGAATGTGGAGGTTCAGTTGTCGCAAGAGGCGGCGATGGTGGCGGCCGGGAGGAGTTACGAGAGTTACGTGGTGGTTATGAAAGTGAGCGCGCCAATCGCGACGCATCGTGGGTTGAAACGTGCCGCGATTGATTTGGTTACGGTGTTGGATATTAGCGGGAGTGCGATGAGGTTGCAGATGGTGAAACGGGCGATGCGGTTGATTATCTCTTTGCTCGACGAGAAAGACCGTTTGTCGATCGTGATTTTCTCGTCGAGCTCGAAACGGTTGTTGCCATTGAAAAGAATGAGTTCCGGCGGACGACGATCGGCGAGGAGGATCGTCGATGCGTTGGGAAGTAACCGACAAGGGATGAGTGTCAACGACGCGCTCAAAAAGGCGGCCAAAGTGTTGGAGGATCGTAGAGAAAAAAACGCCGTCGCCAGTGTTATGATCTTATCGGACTGTCATGATAAACAGTCACAGTCCAATCCCACTAATCAGAACCTTCCAGTTGTTTCCACCACGCGCTTGGCCCATTCGGATATCCCCGTACATACCTTCGGTTTCGGATCGTGCACTCACGCGCCAAACGACGATGCGTTTTGCAAAATCGTGAATGGTCTATTGAGCGTCGTGGTTCAAGACGTGAGGCTTCAACTCGGATTCTCATCCGGTTCTGCCCCGACTGAGATATCAACGGCCTATTCATTAACGACTCGACCAGCTCTGATCGGGTCTAATTCGGTGCGAGTTGGAGATCTACATTTGGGCGAGGAGAAAGACTTATTAGTGGAATTGAAAGTACCAGTAACGTCTCGCGGGTCCCATAGGGCGATGTCCATACGATCTGCTTACATTGATCCCTTCACTCAAGAGATGGTCTACTCGCGAGATCAAAGCCTAAACTTACCTCGGTTGTCGCAGTCCGTACGACCTTCGTCCCACGGCGCCGCACGGTTGAGGAACCTCCATGTAAGCACTCGCGCTGTGGCGGAGTCTCGCAGGTTGATCGAGCGGAACGATTTATCAGGGGCTCACCTACTCCTTACCTCAGCTCGAACTTTGTTGATACAATCAGGTTCGAATTCAGCCGAAGAATTTATTCGCACATTGGAATTTGAATTAGCTGAGTTAAACCGGCGACACCAACGACCACGggtaaataataatactaataacatTAATAACGGTCACGTGGAGGAAAAGGTCGAGCCGTTAACGCCGACATCGGCGTGGAGAGCAGCGGAGAGATTGGCTAAAGTGGCGATCATGAGAAAGCATATGAATAGAGTTAGCGATTTGCATGGATTTGAAAATGCcagattttag
- the LOC107950498 gene encoding auxin-responsive protein IAA9, translating to MSPPLLGVEEEVQSSVSSPSVECISENGMGLKERNYLGLSDCSSVDSSGVSSNLNLKATELRLGLPGSQSPERETELCLLNLGKLDEKPLFPLLPSKDGICSSSQKNVVTGNKRGFSDTMDGFSEVKGYVYTEKSWMFHEAGSDSESPQSVGHGKYPGNSGVNVILSTRSPGVQASVKQDEPANVLQEQPRATNGTSLKQTVISNNNTGAPAAKAQVVGWPPIRPFRTKTLAASSKNNDEVDGKPGPGALFVKVSMDGAPYLRKVDLRTYSTYQELSSALEKMFSCFTLGQCGSNGTAGKETLSESRLKDLLHGSEYVVTYKDKDGDWMLVGDVPWEMFIETCKRLKIMKSSDAIGLAPRAMEKSKANNKKEFGYGC from the exons ATGTCTCCACCACTGCTGGGCGTGGAGGAGGAAGTGCAGAGTAGTGTTTCTTCTCCCTCTGTTGAATGTATCTCCGAGAATGGCATGGGGTTAAAGGAGCGTAATTATCTTGGATTATCAGATTGTTCTTCAGTTGACAGCTCCGGTGTCTCGAGTAATCTGAATTTGAAGGCTACGGAGCTTAGGCTTGGTCTTCCTGGATCACAATCCCCTGAGAGAGAAACAGAGCTTTGCTTGTTGAACTTGGGAAAACTTGACGAGAAGCCACTATTTCCTCTACTCCCTTCCAAAGATGGAATCTGCTCATCATCTCAGAAAAATGTTGTTACTGGAAACAAAAGGGGTTTTTCTGATACCATGGATGGATTCTCCGAGGTGAAAGGCTACGTGTACACTGAGAAAAGTTGGATGTTTCATGAAGCTGGTTCTGATTCTGAATCTCCACAATCTGTGGGACATGGAAAATATCCTGGTAATTCAGGGGTTAATGTGATTTTGTCAACAAGGTCTCCGGGAGTTCAAGCATCTGTAAAGCAAGATGAGCCTGCAAATGTGTTACAAGAGCAACCTCGTGCTACTAATGGAACCAGTCTCAAGCAAACTGTCATTTCTAACAACAACACCGGTGCACCTGCTGCCAA GGCGCAGGTTGTTGGTTGGCCACCAATAAGACCATTTAGGACTAAAACGCTGGCTGCTTCTTCAAAGAACAATGATGAAGTTGATGGAAAGCCCGGTCCTGGTGCTCTTTTTGTCAAGGTCAGTATGGACGGAGCTCCTTATCTGAGGAAGGTAGATTTGAGAACTTATTCTACATATCAGGAACTGTCTTCTGCTCTTGAGAAGATGTTCAGCTGTTTTACCCTTG GTCAATGTGGGTCTAATGGTACTGCCGGGAAGGAAACCCTGAGTGAGAGCCGGTTGAAGGATCTTTTGCATGGATCAGAATATGTGGTAACATACAAAGATAAAGATGGTGACTGGATGCTTGTCGGCGATGTTCCATGGGA GATGTTTATCGAAACGTGCAAGAGGTTGAAAATCATGAAGAGCTCTGATGCAATTGGATTAG CTCCTAGAGCAATGGAGAAATCCAAGGCCAACAACAAAAAAGAATTTGGATATGGGTGCTAA